The Entelurus aequoreus isolate RoL-2023_Sb linkage group LG11, RoL_Eaeq_v1.1, whole genome shotgun sequence genome includes the window aaataatgaacataTTCATAACTCCCACGCACACAAAATGCCTCTTTTTGTTACTCTGATTAGCAtttattacacattttaaatgtagTTTTACGCATGAAGAAAACATTGCAGTGTTACACAACATCACGTCCTCTCAAAGCATCTTCCTGCTGAAAAATGTTGTGCGAATTGACTTGTGatacagtgccctctgctggattcataaagagtattggccgatacaatTGTTAATCCGATACGGTTTCGGCAAAAATCATAGTACATAGAttcttttgtagtgtggaatattagaaaaggcttgatcaagtgaaatgagtcgaTACAATGGTAGTTAGGATGAatctatgctgtctttaagtggaAGTGGAGTAGAAATGTGTTTTGGCAACACCCAGTAGCAATAATAATTCATTAAaaggatgcagacacgtttgttactggattctTTCTGTCtttctttgtatgtgtaagtaatatgcaaatatCATCATttggtttatattgacaaatgtgctgttttattatTCAATGACAGATACTTAAGtgcgtctagcttgtgtgctattgtgtgcttagctgttgtgcagcTGCCGAATAGCCTAAACTACAAGAAAAGACCGACCATGTGTGCTtactggaggacatttagatgtaaacacgctgcttgtatcggCGCTGATAtcattttagatgcaagctgatatcctCCGATACTTGTATTCTGCTGATATTGGACCATCCCCATCGGTTAGGATTCAAGTTACCATAAAATGACTTCTTTAGAATTGAAAGGAGATAAAGATATTATTCCTCTTGTTGACATTTAGTGCTTTTCTAGTCCAAGTCCAAGAAAAGCAGCTtgattgagacacttgtgatttagggctatataaataaacattgattgattgattaaatgattGATTTACTCACTTTGTCTTCATGTCGGTCTAGAAGCTGAGAGACGCCAAGATGACCGATCAGCTCCAGAGGGTCCTATCGGAGAAGAAGGACCTGGTGGAGACGGTGATGGAGGTCTTCGAGCAGGGCGCCGAGGTGGTGGCCAGCATCGCCGGCGACCTCTTCCCCATCTTCTCCATCGCCGCGCCCATCGTCAAGCTGGCGCTGGACAACGTGGAGTGCAAGGAGGCGGTCTACATGAAGGAGCAGTTCCAGAAGGTGCGCGACCGCCTGGAGGTGGTCTCGGAGCAGATGCAGAGGATCCACGAGGAGATCAAGAAGAGCGCCATGGACGCCGCCTACTTCTCTATAGAGGAGAACATCACCAACCAGTTCAGGAAGTACATGGACATCCTCAACGCCAAAGCCAAGTTCCGGGAGGTCAAGAAGAATCTCTTCCTGCAGCATTTTGACAAGACGGGCGGCGACAAGAACCTCCACGTTCTCTACAACGCCGTGATGGGCAGCACCTTCTCCGGGGAGCCCGTGCTGGAAGTTGTCCTTAATTACGAGGAGAAGAGTCGGCGGCCGACGGAGGACTTCTGTGCCAGGCTGAAGAACCTCTTCTGCGTGGGCATCATCGCACTGTTGGGCCACGCCGCCCTGAAGGGCTACGGCGAGGAGGATGCGCTCCTGAAAGACTGGAGCGACAAGATGAAGGAGGTCCAGGGCAAAATGAACGCCGTCATCGAGGATTGCGTCGTCAGCTTCCCCAAACAGGCAGAGCTGGATTCACGTCGGCTGGTGAGGGACAACCCGGGCTGGAGCAACCAGCAGCTGGCCGACGCCATCATAGACATGCTGAAGAAGAAGTACGACTGGGTCGGCTGGTCGGTGCGTGTCTTCAAGCCCCCCTCGGGTCTGTTTGCCAGGAAGAATTATCACTGCCCCGCGGGGAATAACCGCTTCCAGGTGCCCACGCCAAACGACAAACCCATCGTGGTGGTGTCTTTC containing:
- the rpz4 gene encoding rapunzel 4 — protein: MTDQLQRVLSEKKDLVETVMEVFEQGAEVVASIAGDLFPIFSIAAPIVKLALDNVECKEAVYMKEQFQKVRDRLEVVSEQMQRIHEEIKKSAMDAAYFSIEENITNQFRKYMDILNAKAKFREVKKNLFLQHFDKTGGDKNLHVLYNAVMGSTFSGEPVLEVVLNYEEKSRRPTEDFCARLKNLFCVGIIALLGHAALKGYGEEDALLKDWSDKMKEVQGKMNAVIEDCVVSFPKQAELDSRRLVRDNPGWSNQQLADAIIDMLKKKYDWVGWSVRVFKPPSGLFARKNYHCPAGNNRFQVPTPNDKPIVVVSFSSSPEPVDHHKIQELIHSQKKLGAAAVAEMLFEELPGCAIHTAKASKDLVCTWSFSDELHYWGQHSNLYVCVHSA